A DNA window from Corvus cornix cornix isolate S_Up_H32 chromosome 13, ASM73873v5, whole genome shotgun sequence contains the following coding sequences:
- the CDX1 gene encoding homeobox protein CDX-1, whose translation MYVGYLVDKDTNMYPSPVRHPSLNLNPQNYVPGPPQYSDFASYHHVPGINNDLHHGQPAAAWGSPYTPAKEDWHSYGAAATPSTASPGQFGFSPPDFNPIQPPGSGLLPPPISSSVPQLSPNAQRRTPYEWMRRSIPSTSNNGKTRTKDKYRVVYTDHQRLELEKEFHYSRYITIRRKAELAAALGLTERQVKIWFQNRRAKERKVNKKKLQQQSQPTSTTTPTPPAVSTLGPIGGLCSSNAPNLVSSSPLTIKEEFMP comes from the exons ATGTATGTAGGATATCTTGTGGATAAGGACACCAACATGTATCCCAGCCCGGTCCGGCACCCCAGCCTCAACCTCAACCCCCAGAACTACGTGCCGGGGCCACCGCAGTACTCGGACTTCGCCAGCTACCACCATGTGCCGGGGATTAACAACGACCTGCACCACGGGCAGCCggcagctgcctggggctctCCCTACACCCCTGCCAAGGAGGACTGGCATTCCTATGGGGCCGCTGCGACGCCTTCCACCGCCAGCCCGGGGCAGTTTGGATTCAGCCCCCCAGATTTTAACCCCATTCAGCCTCCGGGCTCTGGACTCCTGCCTCCACCCATCAGCAGCTCGgtcccccagctctcccctaATGCCCAGAGACGCACCCCATACGAGTGGATGAGGCgcagcattcccagcaccaGCAACAACG GCAAGACCAGGACAAAAGACAAGTACCGGGTGGTGTACACGGACCACCAGCgcctggagctggagaaggagttTCACTACAGCCGCTACATCACCATCCGCCGCAAGGCCGAGCTGGCCGCGGCCCTCGGGCTGACCGAACGGCAG gtGAAAATCTGGTTTCAGAATCGGAGGGCGAAGGAGAGGAAGGTGAACAagaagaagctgcagcagcagagccagcccaccagcaccaccacgCCCACCCCACCAGCTGTCAGCACACTGGGACCCATCGGAggcctctgcagcagcaatgcCCCCAACCTCGTCTCCTCATCTCCACTGACGATCAAGGAAGAATTCATGCCTTAA